A single region of the Oceanicola sp. 502str15 genome encodes:
- a CDS encoding electron transfer flavoprotein subunit beta/FixA family protein, which produces MKVLVPVKRVIDYNVKVRVKSDGSGVDLANVKMSMNPFDEIAVEEAIRLKEAGTADEVIAVSIGVKQAQETLRTALAMGADRAILVVAADDVHQDIEPLAVAKILAKVVEEEQPGLVLAGKQAIDNDMNATGQMLSALLGWSQATFASEVKVEGDSAVVTREVDGGLQTIKVKMPAIVTVDLRLNEPRYASLPNIMKAKKKPLDEKTAADYGVDVSPRLEVVKTSEPETRQAGEIVADVDALVAKLKEKGVI; this is translated from the coding sequence ATGAAGGTGCTTGTGCCTGTGAAACGGGTGATCGACTACAACGTGAAGGTCCGTGTCAAATCGGACGGAAGCGGTGTCGATCTTGCCAATGTGAAGATGTCGATGAACCCCTTCGACGAGATTGCCGTCGAAGAGGCGATCCGGCTGAAAGAGGCCGGAACCGCCGACGAGGTGATCGCCGTGTCGATCGGCGTGAAACAGGCTCAGGAAACGCTGCGCACCGCACTCGCCATGGGCGCCGACCGGGCGATCCTGGTCGTGGCCGCCGATGATGTGCATCAGGACATCGAGCCGCTCGCCGTCGCCAAGATCCTCGCCAAGGTCGTCGAAGAAGAACAGCCGGGCCTCGTGCTCGCCGGCAAGCAGGCGATCGACAACGACATGAACGCCACCGGCCAGATGCTTTCGGCCCTGCTCGGCTGGAGCCAGGCCACCTTCGCCTCCGAGGTGAAGGTCGAGGGGGACAGCGCCGTTGTGACCCGCGAGGTCGATGGCGGCCTGCAGACCATCAAGGTGAAGATGCCCGCCATCGTCACCGTCGATCTGCGCCTCAACGAGCCGCGCTACGCGTCGCTGCCCAACATCATGAAGGCCAAGAAGAAGCCCTTGGACGAAAAGACCGCCGCCGACTACGGCGTCGACGTCTCCCCGCGCCTCGAAGTGGTGAAAACCTCCGAGCCCGAAACCCGCCAGGCAGGCGAGATCGTGGCCGATGTCGATGCGCTGGTGGCGAAACTCAAAGAAAAGGGGGTTATCTGA
- a CDS encoding PrpF domain-containing protein, whose amino-acid sequence MISELPAVYMRGGTSRALMFHRHDLPDATPDDGYAAWTPYFLRAIGSPDPNQRQLNGMGGGISSLSKIAVIGPPSREDVDVDYTFAQVSVTSPSIGYRGNCGNISSAVGPFAVDEGLVSAKGAEAVVRIHNTNTGKIIRSSFPVSDGRSVEHGDFVLPGVAGTGAPIRLDFMDPAGAATGKLLPGGLPRQHLTLEDQTLEVSLVDAANPVCFVEARSLALTGRETPSAIGNDRALMNRLISLRAAAGVEMGLIGNRSEALTRVTNMPLICLVARPDPVAWPDREDCDIVIRMISMDQPHLATPLTGALCLAAASAVDGTLVRSSLRDGADIACLRVRHPSGVLPLAAEIDHGAIKSITAYRTARRLMSGMVRC is encoded by the coding sequence ATGATCAGCGAGCTGCCAGCGGTCTACATGCGCGGTGGCACGAGCCGAGCGCTCATGTTCCACCGCCATGATCTTCCGGACGCCACGCCCGATGACGGTTACGCTGCCTGGACGCCCTATTTCCTGCGTGCGATCGGCAGCCCTGACCCCAATCAGCGTCAGTTGAACGGCATGGGCGGTGGTATCTCTTCGCTCTCCAAGATCGCGGTCATTGGCCCGCCCAGCCGCGAAGATGTCGATGTCGATTATACCTTCGCTCAGGTCTCGGTCACATCGCCGAGCATCGGTTACCGTGGAAACTGCGGAAACATCTCCTCCGCAGTCGGTCCGTTCGCCGTCGATGAAGGTCTGGTGTCGGCGAAGGGCGCTGAGGCCGTGGTTCGTATTCACAACACGAACACCGGAAAGATCATTCGCTCCAGCTTCCCCGTGAGCGATGGGCGCAGCGTTGAACACGGAGATTTCGTGCTGCCAGGTGTCGCAGGCACCGGCGCGCCGATACGTCTCGATTTCATGGACCCCGCAGGCGCGGCGACCGGAAAACTCCTGCCCGGGGGCCTGCCGCGCCAACACCTGACCCTGGAGGATCAGACCCTGGAGGTTTCGTTGGTCGATGCCGCCAACCCGGTCTGTTTCGTTGAGGCGCGAAGCCTGGCCCTGACCGGACGCGAGACTCCTTCGGCCATCGGCAATGACAGGGCGCTGATGAACAGGCTGATTTCACTTCGGGCTGCTGCCGGTGTTGAAATGGGCCTCATCGGCAATCGATCCGAGGCGCTGACCCGAGTGACCAATATGCCCTTGATCTGTCTGGTTGCACGGCCGGATCCGGTCGCATGGCCCGACAGAGAGGATTGTGACATCGTCATCCGAATGATCTCGATGGATCAACCCCACCTGGCGACACCCTTGACCGGTGCCCTATGTTTGGCCGCGGCCTCGGCCGTCGACGGAACATTGGTTCGGAGCTCACTAAGAGACGGCGCGGACATCGCGTGCCTGAGAGTTCGGCACCCAAGCGGTGTACTGCCTCTTGCCGCAGAAATTGACCACGGAGCAATCAAATCCATAACCGCATACAGAACTGCAAGACGGCTGATGTCTGGCATGGTCCGCTGTTAG
- the prpB gene encoding methylisocitrate lyase, which yields MYLLAEDYPDRPAGETFQMLLDRPEILRMPGAHNGMSALQAKSAGFDALYLSGAAMSASMALPDLGILTIEDVCGFIRQIWRASGLPILVDGDTGYGEALNVMHMVRAFEEAGAAAVQIEDQILPKKCGHLNDKRLANVDDMAAKIAAARKARRHLRIVARTDAAASEGIEGAIARAQRYIEAGADAIFPEALENHDAFRTFASRVKVPLLANMTEFGRTPHTTAKSFEDMGFKMVIWPVSSLRVANKAQDALYRHIASEGGTGGMLDQMQTRAELYELIGLNDFEALDRSLVASLVPETPK from the coding sequence ATGTACCTGTTGGCCGAAGACTACCCGGACAGACCGGCCGGAGAAACCTTTCAAATGCTTCTGGATCGGCCTGAAATCCTGCGAATGCCGGGCGCTCACAACGGCATGTCTGCTCTTCAGGCCAAGTCTGCCGGCTTTGATGCGCTCTACCTTTCCGGAGCCGCCATGAGCGCAAGCATGGCGCTGCCCGACCTGGGCATCCTGACCATTGAGGACGTTTGCGGCTTCATCCGTCAGATCTGGCGCGCCAGTGGGCTGCCCATCCTCGTCGATGGGGATACCGGCTACGGCGAGGCTCTGAACGTGATGCACATGGTGCGCGCCTTCGAAGAAGCCGGCGCGGCAGCCGTTCAGATCGAAGATCAGATACTGCCCAAGAAATGCGGCCACCTGAACGACAAGCGCCTCGCCAACGTGGATGACATGGCAGCCAAAATCGCGGCCGCCCGGAAAGCCCGGCGCCACCTGCGCATCGTGGCCCGCACCGACGCTGCGGCCTCGGAAGGCATCGAGGGGGCAATCGCCCGCGCCCAGCGCTATATCGAGGCTGGTGCCGATGCGATCTTTCCCGAAGCGCTGGAGAACCATGATGCATTCCGCACCTTTGCCAGTCGTGTGAAGGTGCCCCTCCTCGCCAATATGACGGAGTTCGGACGCACGCCCCATACCACTGCCAAGTCCTTCGAAGACATGGGCTTCAAGATGGTCATATGGCCCGTGAGTTCGCTGCGGGTGGCCAACAAGGCGCAAGACGCGCTCTACCGCCACATCGCCAGCGAGGGTGGCACGGGCGGGATGCTCGACCAGATGCAAACCCGCGCCGAGCTTTACGAGTTGATCGGGCTGAACGACTTCGAGGCGCTTGATCGTTCCCTCGTCGCCTCTCTCGTTCCCGAGACTCCGAAATGA
- a CDS encoding fumarylacetoacetate hydrolase family protein, with protein MRLARFNEGRIGVIEGNEIADITGPAGCDPVAWPPVGMVSLIGRHGDDPDAIAEMVRSAPRLPLAEVRLDCPIDWPNKVVAFPANYDAHIAEQRRTKVGLISTFDAAGQGFFLKSNSSLSGPEDPIILPPIEGREIHHECEMAIIIGRGGRGITRAEAYDHIFGYACLVDVVVRGREERVMRKSYDSFCPLGPTIVTADEIADPNDLDLRLTVNGDVRQEANTHDLKVDIPGMVEMASAVMTLFPGDVIATGTPAGVGPIQPGDRLVSSVSGLGELALEVLAGDLGAHPVWNKPEN; from the coding sequence ATGCGGCTTGCAAGGTTCAACGAGGGACGCATCGGCGTGATCGAAGGAAACGAGATTGCCGACATCACCGGCCCGGCCGGGTGTGATCCGGTCGCATGGCCCCCAGTCGGAATGGTCTCTCTCATCGGGCGACATGGAGATGACCCCGATGCGATCGCCGAGATGGTCAGGTCGGCCCCAAGGCTTCCATTGGCCGAGGTCCGGCTCGATTGTCCGATTGATTGGCCGAACAAGGTTGTGGCCTTCCCCGCCAATTATGACGCGCACATCGCCGAGCAACGGCGCACCAAGGTCGGCCTCATCTCCACCTTCGACGCCGCCGGGCAAGGGTTTTTCCTCAAGTCAAACTCAAGCCTTTCCGGCCCGGAAGACCCGATCATCCTTCCGCCCATCGAAGGCCGCGAAATTCATCACGAGTGCGAAATGGCGATCATCATCGGTCGCGGTGGCCGGGGGATCACCCGGGCCGAAGCCTACGATCACATTTTTGGGTATGCATGCCTCGTCGATGTGGTGGTGCGCGGCCGCGAAGAACGGGTGATGCGCAAATCCTATGATAGCTTTTGCCCCCTCGGACCAACCATCGTTACCGCAGACGAGATCGCCGATCCGAATGACCTCGATCTCAGGCTGACCGTCAACGGTGATGTCAGGCAGGAGGCAAACACACACGACCTCAAGGTCGACATTCCGGGCATGGTGGAGATGGCCTCTGCAGTCATGACCCTGTTTCCGGGCGATGTCATCGCAACTGGAACGCCAGCCGGTGTCGGCCCCATCCAGCCGGGCGATCGGCTGGTGAGCAGCGTCAGCGGTCTGGGCGAACTGGCCCTCGAGGTGCTGGCGGGCGATCTCGGCGCGCATCCTGTTTGGAACAAACCTGAAAACTGA
- a CDS encoding cupin domain-containing protein: MSETMTKDGEARKALAGDLKSLNFAVHQPDDPPLFTSDPKPAMQPWHWKAADIKTCLDRIGEMIKLEAGGVRRTLRLANPGFPYGTTPSLWASIQYILPGEVATAHRHTASALRFIMQGEGADTIVDGEQYEMNKGDLVITPNWAFHDHEHKGDEPMIWLDVLDITLVRNFDAVFFEGSDIPRRGVNAIADASYREFGSGIMAPANPRYAQFENPLLVYSRERAEAAVMNAAGLEPDPFDDAALEYLNPQTGGAAMSTIGTVLQRLRPGFKGKAHRHTGSSVYYVIRGSGQTTVGDETFKWGPGDFFAVPAWARHAHSNPTGDEAWMFQVNDFPALRALGLWREAEG, encoded by the coding sequence ATGTCCGAGACGATGACGAAAGACGGCGAAGCGCGCAAAGCCCTCGCCGGAGATCTCAAATCCCTGAACTTCGCCGTTCATCAGCCGGACGATCCGCCGCTGTTCACGTCTGACCCGAAGCCGGCAATGCAGCCGTGGCACTGGAAGGCGGCGGACATCAAGACATGCCTGGATCGTATCGGCGAAATGATCAAGCTCGAAGCCGGCGGCGTGCGTCGAACCCTGCGACTTGCCAATCCCGGGTTTCCCTATGGCACCACACCGAGCCTCTGGGCCTCGATCCAGTATATCCTGCCCGGAGAGGTCGCTACAGCCCACCGGCACACCGCCAGCGCTCTGCGGTTTATCATGCAGGGCGAAGGTGCGGATACCATCGTTGATGGCGAGCAGTACGAGATGAACAAGGGCGATCTGGTCATCACCCCGAACTGGGCCTTCCACGACCACGAGCACAAGGGCGACGAGCCCATGATCTGGCTCGACGTGCTCGACATCACCCTCGTGCGCAATTTCGACGCCGTTTTCTTCGAGGGATCGGACATCCCCCGGCGCGGCGTCAACGCCATTGCAGACGCCTCCTATCGCGAGTTCGGCTCAGGCATCATGGCCCCCGCCAATCCCCGCTATGCCCAGTTCGAAAACCCGCTGCTCGTGTATAGCCGAGAACGTGCCGAAGCGGCCGTGATGAATGCGGCAGGGCTTGAGCCCGATCCTTTCGACGATGCCGCGCTGGAGTATCTCAATCCGCAGACGGGGGGGGCGGCCATGTCCACCATCGGGACGGTGCTTCAGCGGCTCAGGCCCGGCTTCAAGGGCAAGGCGCATCGGCACACCGGCAGCTCGGTCTATTACGTGATCCGTGGGTCAGGACAAACGACCGTAGGGGATGAAACCTTCAAATGGGGCCCCGGCGACTTTTTTGCAGTGCCGGCATGGGCGCGGCACGCCCATTCGAATCCGACGGGCGATGAAGCATGGATGTTTCAGGTCAACGACTTTCCGGCTCTGCGTGCGCTTGGCCTCTGGCGCGAAGCGGAGGGCTGA
- a CDS encoding acyl-CoA dehydrogenase family protein — translation MAFTEEQIAFRDMIRKFAEKEVEPRAAEIDESDEFPADLAKKFGEMGLLQLWVPEEYGGPGGDLTTVCIAKEEIGKYSLTASALCGNNSIGLILPILHMGTDEQKKKYLTESATGTKIAAVAITEPQTGSDVRSMKTTAKRTENGTYVINGRKNWITWGGHADYVLVFAKTADGTDADAISGFIVDTKTEGFSLGRKERKMGRNGAPNHELIFENMEVPESCMLGAEGTGFKSCMRILDLNRPTIAASSLGLAQGALDTAIAYCKERTQFGRPVAQFQAMQFKLADMAMKTEASRALLYSVAAEIDSGDHSRLAMIAAMSKCFVTDMAMEVTDQAVNAMGSAGYSKDYPVERMMRDAKLNQIIEGTNEIQRVIIGRQLTR, via the coding sequence ATGGCATTCACCGAAGAACAGATCGCCTTCCGCGACATGATCCGGAAATTTGCAGAAAAAGAAGTGGAGCCACGGGCTGCCGAGATCGACGAGTCCGACGAGTTTCCGGCGGACCTCGCCAAGAAGTTCGGCGAGATGGGGCTGCTTCAGCTTTGGGTTCCCGAGGAATACGGCGGACCGGGCGGCGACCTCACGACGGTCTGCATCGCCAAGGAAGAAATCGGGAAATACTCGCTTACTGCTTCGGCCCTGTGCGGCAACAACTCCATCGGCCTTATCCTGCCGATCCTTCACATGGGCACGGACGAGCAGAAGAAAAAGTATCTGACCGAAAGCGCCACCGGCACCAAGATCGCTGCGGTGGCCATCACCGAACCTCAGACCGGCTCTGACGTGCGTTCGATGAAGACCACGGCAAAGCGCACCGAGAATGGCACCTACGTGATCAACGGACGCAAGAACTGGATCACTTGGGGCGGGCACGCCGACTACGTGCTGGTCTTCGCCAAGACCGCCGATGGGACGGATGCCGATGCCATCAGCGGCTTCATCGTCGATACGAAGACCGAGGGCTTCAGCCTTGGCCGCAAGGAGCGCAAAATGGGGCGCAACGGGGCGCCCAACCACGAGCTTATCTTCGAGAACATGGAGGTGCCCGAAAGCTGCATGCTGGGCGCCGAGGGTACAGGCTTCAAATCCTGCATGCGAATTCTCGATCTCAACCGTCCGACAATCGCAGCCTCCTCCCTGGGCTTGGCGCAGGGCGCACTGGATACCGCGATTGCCTATTGCAAGGAGCGCACCCAGTTTGGCCGCCCCGTCGCGCAGTTCCAGGCCATGCAGTTCAAGCTTGCCGACATGGCGATGAAAACAGAGGCCTCGCGCGCGCTGCTCTATTCGGTCGCCGCGGAGATCGACTCGGGCGACCACAGCCGCCTCGCGATGATCGCCGCGATGTCGAAGTGCTTCGTCACGGATATGGCAATGGAAGTGACAGACCAGGCGGTGAATGCCATGGGAAGTGCCGGCTACTCCAAGGACTATCCCGTCGAGCGGATGATGCGCGATGCGAAGCTGAACCAGATCATCGAAGGCACCAACGAGATCCAGCGCGTCATCATTGGCCGTCAGCTCACCCGTTGA
- a CDS encoding SDR family NAD(P)-dependent oxidoreductase: MDTGLNGKSAIVTGAARGIGAQISQALAAEGMRVLCVDLRQEDLEDRVARIREGGGDAVAVTADITDRSAVEALVNKAESEHGGLHVVVNNAAWVRYQPLSEIDEETLDRMYSVGLKAMIWLVQAAAPAMTNAGGGAIINIASSAAVRATPASAAYCAIKAAVAGLTRQLAVDLGPAGIRANAIAPGFINTPVAVRNIGQEGIARRMAITPLGRLGETSDIADLAVFLASERSAFITGETILADGGRANASL, from the coding sequence ATGGACACCGGCTTGAACGGAAAATCCGCCATCGTGACGGGCGCGGCACGGGGCATCGGAGCGCAAATATCCCAAGCGCTGGCCGCAGAGGGGATGCGCGTGCTTTGCGTCGATCTGCGGCAGGAAGATCTTGAAGATCGCGTGGCAAGGATACGGGAAGGCGGCGGCGACGCCGTTGCCGTGACCGCTGACATCACCGACCGCTCCGCCGTCGAAGCCTTGGTGAACAAGGCGGAGAGCGAACACGGCGGGCTCCACGTGGTGGTCAATAACGCGGCCTGGGTGCGGTATCAGCCCTTGAGCGAGATCGACGAGGAGACACTGGACCGGATGTATTCGGTCGGGTTGAAAGCCATGATCTGGCTGGTGCAGGCAGCTGCCCCGGCGATGACGAACGCGGGTGGCGGGGCGATCATCAACATCGCGTCCTCCGCTGCTGTGCGGGCCACCCCGGCCTCGGCAGCCTATTGCGCGATCAAGGCCGCCGTTGCCGGCCTGACCCGGCAATTGGCCGTTGATCTCGGCCCTGCGGGCATCCGCGCAAATGCGATCGCGCCGGGATTTATCAACACCCCTGTCGCGGTGCGCAATATCGGGCAAGAGGGCATCGCGCGCCGCATGGCCATCACCCCGCTGGGCCGCCTTGGCGAAACCTCCGACATCGCCGATCTCGCCGTCTTCCTCGCAAGCGAGCGATCGGCATTCATCACCGGCGAGACCATCCTTGCGGATGGTGGCCGGGCGAATGCCTCACTTTGA
- a CDS encoding CaiB/BaiF CoA-transferase family protein: protein MAHADGPLTGVRVLDFSTMMAGPYGARYLADLGAEVIKVETEAGDFLRSQAPLRDGKSTYFGHLNAGKTSVVLDLKNPADHDKAKKLVATADVLVENFRPGVMRRLGLDYETLAQDNPGLIYCSISGFGQTGEAVERPAYAQIVQASSGYDLANLGYQEQMESPANAVFFFADVLGASYAMGAINAALYHRTVTGRGQMIDLSLMEAMMNMMPYEVQEAQFPAERQRPIYRPVRTSDGFVMIVPNTQRNFEMLMRAIGRDDLTDHPDFATPAKRYPKTAEIFDTVEAWSLLHSSEEAERHLVEAGVPCARYRTVREALGDEQFAHREAFQQVRDPAGNFLVPNLPFKMSGARVAAGEQVPDLGESEPEDLFGR from the coding sequence ATGGCACATGCTGACGGCCCCCTCACCGGGGTGCGGGTTCTCGATTTCTCGACGATGATGGCGGGCCCCTACGGGGCGCGTTACCTCGCTGACCTCGGCGCCGAAGTGATCAAGGTCGAAACGGAAGCCGGAGATTTCCTTCGCAGCCAAGCACCACTGCGTGATGGAAAGAGCACCTATTTCGGCCATCTCAATGCCGGCAAGACCAGCGTGGTGCTGGACCTCAAAAACCCTGCCGACCACGACAAGGCCAAGAAGCTCGTCGCCACCGCCGACGTGCTGGTAGAGAATTTCCGCCCGGGCGTCATGCGTCGTCTCGGGTTGGACTATGAAACGCTGGCGCAAGACAATCCGGGGCTGATCTATTGCTCGATATCGGGCTTCGGGCAAACCGGAGAGGCCGTGGAACGGCCTGCCTATGCACAGATCGTTCAGGCCTCTTCCGGCTACGATCTGGCAAACCTGGGATATCAGGAGCAGATGGAGAGCCCTGCGAACGCCGTATTCTTCTTTGCCGATGTCTTGGGGGCCTCCTACGCGATGGGGGCGATCAACGCAGCGCTGTATCACCGCACCGTAACAGGCCGCGGCCAGATGATTGATCTGTCGTTGATGGAAGCGATGATGAACATGATGCCCTACGAGGTCCAGGAAGCCCAGTTTCCTGCCGAGCGGCAGCGCCCGATCTATCGCCCGGTCCGAACTTCGGACGGCTTCGTGATGATCGTGCCGAACACGCAGCGCAACTTCGAGATGCTGATGCGTGCGATCGGCCGGGATGATCTGACCGATCACCCCGACTTTGCAACGCCCGCAAAACGGTATCCCAAGACCGCCGAGATATTCGACACGGTCGAAGCCTGGTCTCTCCTTCATTCCAGCGAGGAAGCGGAGCGCCATCTGGTGGAAGCAGGCGTTCCCTGTGCGAGATACCGAACCGTGCGCGAAGCTCTCGGGGATGAGCAGTTTGCGCATCGAGAGGCGTTTCAACAGGTGCGCGATCCTGCCGGAAACTTCCTGGTGCCGAACCTGCCGTTCAAGATGTCCGGCGCGCGTGTCGCCGCGGGCGAGCAGGTGCCCGATCTTGGCGAGTCCGAGCCGGAAGATCTCTTCGGTCGATAG
- a CDS encoding SDR family NAD(P)-dependent oxidoreductase, giving the protein MSDTPVAVVTGGAREGGIGEACQNELTNRGYRVVAADIEFVEADGESDRFGLDLASEVAIVDFCAKVAGRYGRVDLLVNNAGLHPKNDGQKITIAETTTDQWNLILAVNLTAPFLLFREFLPLLSESGAGRVVNIASRAGRTASPIAAAHYSASKSGLIGLSRIMAVEGAQAGITVNCVAPGPVLTPISTKLQDVRDRIAKTIPVGRYGRPEEVAAAVGFLASREASFITGAIIDANGGSFMP; this is encoded by the coding sequence ATGAGTGACACACCTGTCGCTGTCGTTACAGGCGGCGCGCGCGAAGGCGGTATTGGCGAGGCCTGCCAGAACGAGCTTACAAATCGAGGCTACCGCGTGGTTGCGGCCGATATCGAGTTTGTCGAAGCCGATGGCGAGTCAGACCGCTTCGGGCTGGACCTGGCCAGCGAGGTCGCAATCGTCGACTTCTGCGCTAAGGTTGCCGGGCGATACGGGCGCGTTGACCTACTGGTCAACAACGCCGGTCTGCACCCCAAGAACGATGGACAGAAAATTACCATCGCCGAGACAACCACCGACCAGTGGAACCTCATCCTCGCCGTCAACCTGACGGCACCGTTCCTGCTGTTTCGGGAGTTTCTGCCCCTGCTGTCCGAATCCGGCGCGGGGCGGGTTGTTAATATCGCGTCAAGGGCCGGGCGGACGGCATCGCCCATCGCCGCCGCGCATTACTCGGCGTCCAAATCCGGGTTGATCGGCCTCTCGCGCATCATGGCCGTCGAAGGGGCGCAGGCGGGTATCACGGTGAACTGCGTCGCACCCGGCCCGGTCCTGACCCCGATCTCGACCAAGTTGCAGGATGTCCGCGATCGGATCGCGAAGACAATTCCTGTCGGGCGCTATGGCAGGCCCGAGGAAGTTGCCGCCGCCGTCGGGTTCCTTGCGTCGCGCGAGGCGTCTTTCATCACCGGGGCGATCATCGACGCGAATGGCGGAAGCTTCATGCCATAG
- a CDS encoding SDR family NAD(P)-dependent oxidoreductase, which produces MSEPKQKVALVTGAASGIGASIAERFAGDGHKVVAIDRHPDIAGIAGRYGGEGWVVDLAENAQIEALIARIAKDLGGLDIVVNNAGINPKINGKRAVSETMPLSQWAEVLQVNLTAPFLICRLAIPLMRKNGWGRMINIASRAGRAIVPTAGAHYSATKAGVIGFSRTLANELGPEGITVNCIAPGRIETPLSEQGAPEMLAALKAEIPVGRAGKPSEIASLVSYLASEESGFITGAVHDVNGGVTMI; this is translated from the coding sequence ATGAGCGAGCCGAAGCAGAAAGTGGCCCTTGTCACCGGTGCGGCAAGCGGTATCGGCGCATCCATAGCCGAGCGGTTTGCAGGGGACGGCCACAAGGTCGTTGCCATCGACCGCCACCCGGACATCGCCGGTATCGCCGGGCGCTACGGGGGGGAGGGCTGGGTTGTCGATCTGGCCGAAAATGCGCAGATCGAAGCGCTTATCGCACGGATCGCCAAGGACCTTGGCGGTCTGGACATCGTCGTTAACAACGCCGGGATCAATCCCAAGATCAACGGAAAGCGGGCTGTGTCCGAGACGATGCCGTTGAGCCAATGGGCGGAGGTGCTTCAGGTCAACCTGACTGCCCCATTCCTGATCTGTCGGCTTGCCATCCCGCTGATGCGCAAGAACGGGTGGGGGCGCATGATAAACATCGCCTCCCGTGCCGGGCGTGCCATCGTGCCTACGGCCGGGGCGCATTACTCCGCCACCAAGGCCGGTGTGATCGGGTTTTCCCGCACCCTTGCAAACGAGCTGGGGCCCGAAGGCATTACGGTGAACTGCATCGCTCCCGGCCGGATCGAAACGCCGCTGTCCGAACAGGGCGCGCCCGAGATGCTTGCGGCGCTGAAGGCGGAGATTCCCGTCGGGCGCGCTGGCAAGCCGTCCGAGATTGCAAGCCTGGTCAGCTACCTTGCAAGCGAAGAGTCCGGCTTCATAACCGGCGCGGTTCATGACGTGAACGGCGGGGTCACGATGATCTGA
- a CDS encoding CaiB/BaiF CoA-transferase family protein, giving the protein MGPLEGIRIVEFGAIGPGPLCAMLLADMGAEIIRLDRTGPSGLGVKKEARFDITRRSRPSVAVDLKHPEGRQIARDLIASADALIEGFRPGVMERLGLGPEECANLNSRIVYGRMTGWGQDGPLAQSVGHDINYLAMSGALGLIGRKGRPPAIPLNLIADYGAGALYLSMGLLAAIINARSTGQGQVVDAAILDGLTSLLANTYGYHAAGRWKPELESNVVDGGAPFYNVYETADAQHIAVGAIEPKFYRDMLKGMGLDEADLPPQNDESRWEETSALFAEVFRSHTRAEWERRMHGLNACFSPVLSLEEAMKTPQIATRNGFVDLDGVPHAAPAPRFSRTASAIGSPPPAEGADTVAALSGWGISQGRIDALISSGVLGSSAIATEQEEKDQT; this is encoded by the coding sequence TCGAGTTCGGGGCGATCGGGCCGGGGCCGCTTTGTGCGATGCTGCTTGCGGACATGGGGGCCGAGATCATCCGACTCGACCGCACCGGTCCGAGCGGCCTCGGCGTGAAGAAGGAGGCGCGGTTCGACATAACCCGCCGCAGTCGTCCGTCCGTCGCCGTGGACCTCAAGCACCCGGAAGGCAGGCAAATCGCCAGAGACCTGATTGCCTCCGCCGATGCTTTGATCGAAGGGTTCCGGCCCGGCGTGATGGAGCGGCTGGGGCTTGGGCCTGAGGAATGCGCCAACCTTAATTCCCGCATTGTCTACGGGCGCATGACCGGCTGGGGTCAGGACGGCCCCCTCGCGCAATCCGTCGGTCATGACATCAACTACCTTGCGATGAGCGGTGCGCTCGGCCTGATCGGACGCAAGGGCCGCCCGCCCGCAATTCCGCTGAACCTGATCGCGGATTACGGCGCCGGTGCACTCTACCTGAGCATGGGTCTGCTTGCCGCCATCATAAATGCCCGGAGCACGGGGCAGGGGCAAGTTGTTGATGCCGCCATCCTTGATGGGCTCACATCGCTGCTGGCCAATACCTACGGGTACCATGCTGCCGGCCGTTGGAAGCCGGAGCTCGAGTCCAACGTGGTCGACGGTGGCGCGCCCTTTTACAACGTCTACGAGACCGCCGACGCCCAACACATCGCGGTCGGTGCGATCGAACCCAAGTTCTACCGCGACATGCTGAAGGGCATGGGGCTCGATGAAGCCGATCTGCCGCCCCAGAACGATGAAAGCCGCTGGGAAGAAACCTCGGCGCTCTTCGCAGAGGTCTTCAGAAGCCACACACGCGCTGAATGGGAGCGCCGGATGCATGGGCTCAACGCCTGTTTCTCGCCGGTTCTCTCGTTGGAAGAGGCGATGAAGACGCCGCAGATCGCCACGCGAAACGGTTTTGTCGATCTCGACGGCGTGCCCCACGCCGCGCCGGCCCCACGGTTCAGCCGCACAGCTTCCGCCATCGGTAGCCCACCGCCGGCTGAAGGCGCCGACACGGTGGCGGCTCTTTCTGGGTGGGGCATCTCTCAAGGCCGAATAGACGCGCTGATTTCCTCCGGGGTCCTCGGGTCATCAGCGATTGCAACGGAGCAGGAGGAGAAAGACCAGACATGA